One segment of Theobroma cacao cultivar B97-61/B2 chromosome 9, Criollo_cocoa_genome_V2, whole genome shotgun sequence DNA contains the following:
- the LOC18588479 gene encoding NAC domain-containing protein 73 isoform X1 — MNKSNLGSVSSSDLIDAKLEEHQLCGSKQCPGCGHKLEGKPDWLGLPAGVKFDPTDQELIEHLEAKVEAKDMKSHPLIDEFIPTIEGEDGICYTHPEKLPGVTRDGLSRHFFHRPSKAYTTGTRKRRKIQTECDLQGGETRWHKTGKTRPVMVNGKQKGCKKILVLYTNFGKNRKPEKTNWVMHQYHLGQHEEEKEGELVVSKIFYQTQPRQCNWSDRSATTVEGSNDPNNRRDSGSGSCSSKEVIPHRDEVSGAGVAAALSSYAGAMDIQQLKSDHFSFTPFRKSFDEVGIGEASAAREAPTQGTCEEIREHPRPHHMAHDHQHQQQQQHHHHTHHQLATTAFHISRPSHPISTIISPPPLHHTSIILDEDSFHVSRIMLQNESFQQQQHQQQQQQQQQQQHQHHKLGGRSATGLEELIMGCTSTDIKEESSITNPQEAEWLKYSSFWPDPDNQDHHG; from the exons ATGAATAAGAGTAATCTGGGCTCTGTCAGCAGCTCTGATCTCATCGATGCAAAGCTTGAAGAGCATCAGCTGTGTGGATCCAAGCAGTGCCCTGGTTGCGGACACAAGCTTGAAGGAAAGCCG GACTGGTTAGGTCTACCAGCTGGAGTGAAATTTGATCCGACGGACCAAGAACTGATAGAACACCTTGAAGCAAAAGTAGAAGCTAAAGACATGAAGTCTCACCCTTTGATAGATGAGTTCATTCCTACTATTGAAGGAGAAGATGGGATTTGTTATACCCATCCTGAGAAACTCCCAG GAGTAACCAGAGATGGCTTAAGCAGGCATTTCTTCCACAGACCATCAAAGGCCTACACGACTGGaacaagaaagagaaggaaaattcAAACCGAATGTGACTTGCAAGGTGGAGAAACAAGATGGCACAAAACCGGCAAGACAAGGCCAGTCATGGTCAATGGCAAACAGAAAGGGTGCAAGAAAATCCTAGTTCTCTATACAAATTTTGGCAAGAATCGAAAACCCGAGAAGACCAATTGGGTGATGCACCAATATCATCTTGGTCAGCACgaggaagagaaagaaggaGAGCTTGTAGTGTCCAAGATATTTTATCAGACTCAACCGAGGCAGTGCAACTGGTCTGATCGAAGTGCAACAACTGTTGAAGGAAGCAACGACCCGAATAACAGAAGAGATAGTGGCAGTGGAAGTTGTTCTTCAAAGGAAGTAATCCCTCATAGAGATGAAGTTTCTGGAGCTGGGGTTGCTGCTGCTTTATCAAGTTATGCCGGCGCCATGGATATCCAACAGTTAAAATCTGATCATTTCAGTTTCACCCCGTTTAGGAAAAGCTTCGATGAG GTGGGGATAGGAGAAGCTTCAGCGGCAAGGGAAGCCCCGACTCAAGGCACCTGCGAAGAGATACGCGAGCATCCGCGGCCACATCATATGGCCCATGATCATCAGCATCAGCAGCAGCAACAGCACCACCATCACACACATCATCAGCTTGCTACTACGGCCTTCCACATCAGCAGGCCTTCACATCCTATCTCCACCATCATCTCTCCACCTCCCCTCCATCACACCTCCATCATTCTTGACGAGGACTCCTTCCATGTCTCCAGAATAATGCTTCAAAATGAAAGTTTCCAG CAGCAACAGCATCAACAGCAACAacaacagcagcagcagcagcagcaccAGCATCATAAACTGGGAGGAAGGTCTGCAACAGGTTTGGAGGAACTCATAATGGGTTGCACTTCAACTGATATCAAAGAA GAGTCCTCCATCACCAACCCACAAGAGGCTGAATGGTTGAAGTACTCCTCCTTCTGGCCTGACCCTGACAACCAGGATCATCATGGGTAG
- the LOC18588479 gene encoding NAC domain-containing protein 73 isoform X2: MNKSNLGSVSSSDLIDAKLEEHQLCGSKQCPGCGHKLEGKPDWLGLPAGVKFDPTDQELIEHLEAKVEAKDMKSHPLIDEFIPTIEGEDGICYTHPEKLPGVTRDGLSRHFFHRPSKAYTTGTRKRRKIQTECDLQGGETRWHKTGKTRPVMVNGKQKGCKKILVLYTNFGKNRKPEKTNWVMHQYHLGQHEEEKEGELVVSKIFYQTQPRQCNWSDRSATTVEGSNDPNNRRDSGSGSCSSKEVIPHRDEVSGAGVAAALSSYAGAMDIQQLKSDHFSFTPFRKSFDEVGIGEASAAREAPTQGTCEEIREHPRPHHMAHDHQHQQQQQHHHHTHHQLATTAFHISRPSHPISTIISPPPLHHTSIILDEDSFHVSRIMLQNESFQQQHQQQQQQQQQQQHQHHKLGGRSATGLEELIMGCTSTDIKEESSITNPQEAEWLKYSSFWPDPDNQDHHG, encoded by the exons ATGAATAAGAGTAATCTGGGCTCTGTCAGCAGCTCTGATCTCATCGATGCAAAGCTTGAAGAGCATCAGCTGTGTGGATCCAAGCAGTGCCCTGGTTGCGGACACAAGCTTGAAGGAAAGCCG GACTGGTTAGGTCTACCAGCTGGAGTGAAATTTGATCCGACGGACCAAGAACTGATAGAACACCTTGAAGCAAAAGTAGAAGCTAAAGACATGAAGTCTCACCCTTTGATAGATGAGTTCATTCCTACTATTGAAGGAGAAGATGGGATTTGTTATACCCATCCTGAGAAACTCCCAG GAGTAACCAGAGATGGCTTAAGCAGGCATTTCTTCCACAGACCATCAAAGGCCTACACGACTGGaacaagaaagagaaggaaaattcAAACCGAATGTGACTTGCAAGGTGGAGAAACAAGATGGCACAAAACCGGCAAGACAAGGCCAGTCATGGTCAATGGCAAACAGAAAGGGTGCAAGAAAATCCTAGTTCTCTATACAAATTTTGGCAAGAATCGAAAACCCGAGAAGACCAATTGGGTGATGCACCAATATCATCTTGGTCAGCACgaggaagagaaagaaggaGAGCTTGTAGTGTCCAAGATATTTTATCAGACTCAACCGAGGCAGTGCAACTGGTCTGATCGAAGTGCAACAACTGTTGAAGGAAGCAACGACCCGAATAACAGAAGAGATAGTGGCAGTGGAAGTTGTTCTTCAAAGGAAGTAATCCCTCATAGAGATGAAGTTTCTGGAGCTGGGGTTGCTGCTGCTTTATCAAGTTATGCCGGCGCCATGGATATCCAACAGTTAAAATCTGATCATTTCAGTTTCACCCCGTTTAGGAAAAGCTTCGATGAG GTGGGGATAGGAGAAGCTTCAGCGGCAAGGGAAGCCCCGACTCAAGGCACCTGCGAAGAGATACGCGAGCATCCGCGGCCACATCATATGGCCCATGATCATCAGCATCAGCAGCAGCAACAGCACCACCATCACACACATCATCAGCTTGCTACTACGGCCTTCCACATCAGCAGGCCTTCACATCCTATCTCCACCATCATCTCTCCACCTCCCCTCCATCACACCTCCATCATTCTTGACGAGGACTCCTTCCATGTCTCCAGAATAATGCTTCAAAATGAAAGTTTCCAG CAACAGCATCAACAGCAACAacaacagcagcagcagcagcagcaccAGCATCATAAACTGGGAGGAAGGTCTGCAACAGGTTTGGAGGAACTCATAATGGGTTGCACTTCAACTGATATCAAAGAA GAGTCCTCCATCACCAACCCACAAGAGGCTGAATGGTTGAAGTACTCCTCCTTCTGGCCTGACCCTGACAACCAGGATCATCATGGGTAG
- the LOC18588480 gene encoding putative dual specificity protein phosphatase DSP8, with protein sequence MKIEELDDVENDREKDGVYGVKQLQIVRVDDAKRALVGAGARILFYPTLLYNVFRNKIQSEFRWWDEVDQFLLLGAVPFPKDVRRLKQLGVGGVITLNEPFETLVPTSLYHAYGIDHLVIPTRDYLFAPSISEISRAVDFIHKNASCGRTTYVHCKAGRGRSTTIVLCYLVEHKQMTPAGALEYVRSRRPRVLLAPTQWKAVQEYSRHRQPATIHSPSVDAVMITKADLEGYHSTFDDITGKELVVVPRLVRARPMIARLSCLFASLKVSGVSGPVTGRLPEARAC encoded by the exons ATGAAGATCGAGGAGTTGGACGACGTGGAGAATGATCGGGAAAAAGACGGTGTTTACGGTGTGAAGCAGCTTCAGATAGTTAGAGTCGACGATGCGAAGAGAGCTTTAGTCGGAGCGGGTGCTCGGATCCTTTTTTATCCGACCCTTTTATACAATGTCTTCCGCAACAAAATCCAATCTGAATTCAGATGGTGGGACGAAGTTGAccag TTTCTTTTGTTGGGGGCGGTTCCGTTTCCCAAGGATGTTCGGCGGTTGAAGCAGTTGGGCGTTGGTGGGGTCATCACTCTCAACGAGCCTTTTGAAACTCTGGTTCCCACTTCCTTATATCAT GCTTATGGAATTGATCACTTAGTAATTCCGACGAGAGATTATTTATTTGCTCCTTCAATTTCAGAAATCAGCAGAGCTGTGGACTTCATTCATA AGAATGCATCTTGTGGTAGAACTACCTATGTACATTGTAAAGCTGGACGAGGAAGGAGTACCACCATCGTGCTTTGCTATTTG GTGGAGCATAAGCAGATGACACCTGCAGGTGCCCTTGAATATGTTCGATCCAGAAGGCCTCGAGTTTTACTGGCCCCCACACAATGGAAG GCAGTTCAGGAATATAGCAGGCATCGACAACCAGCTACTATACACTCTCCTTCAGTGGATGCAGTTATGATTACAAAAGCAGATCTTGAAGGCTATCATAGTACTTTTGATGATATTACTGGTAAGGAGCTTGTTGTTGTGCCCAGATTGGTGAGAGCCAGGCCCATGATAGCTAGATTGTCGTGCCTTTTTGCATCATTGAAAGTTTCTGGTGTTTCTGGACCCGTGACTGGGAGGCTGCCTGAGGCACGTGCTTGCTGA
- the LOC18588481 gene encoding leucine-rich repeat extensin-like protein 4 → MGKSWLLAFILWQIISTEAAITVGGGVGINIGNGGGVGGGGVWIGGGINSPTPSGPSVSKLSTAYTALQAWKSAITDDPLGILKTWVGSDVCSYKGVFCADPQGAMDSASGQFVAGIDLNHANLQGTLVRELSALTDVSILHLNSNRFSGTVPDTFKDLLSLQELDLSNNHFSGPFPTVTLYIPNLVYLDLRFNSFAGPVPEDLFNKRLDAIFLNNNQFEGELPQNLGNSPASVINLANNKFNGNIPASFGFMSSKLKEILLLNNQLTGCIPEGVGLFSEMQVFDVSHNSLMGHLPDTISCLNDIEVLNLAHNKLSGELPDVVCSLRSLMNLTVAYNFFSGFSQECSKLFFRNAGFDFSLNCIPGRNMQRPQPECSVIPGGGLSCLRIPSAQPLVCGGLLGNLEVNLTSSSP, encoded by the coding sequence ATGGGAAAGAGCTGGCTCCTGGCTTTTATCCTCTGGCAGATAATTTCAACAGAAGCGGCCATCACTGTGGGTGGTGGTGTTGGCATTAATATTGGAAATGGTGGAGGCGTTGGTGGTGGAGGCGTTTGGATTGGTGGAGGAATCAACAGCCCAACTCCATCTGGGCCTTCAGTGTCTAAGCTCAGCACTGCTTACACTGCTCTCCAAGCATGGAAATCTGCAATCACCGATGACCCATTGGGGATTTTGAAGACTTGGGTTGGCTCAGATGTGTGTTCTTATAAAGGGGTCTTCTGTGCAGATCCTCAAGGTGCAATGGATTCAGCTTCTGGACAATTTGTTGCAGGCATAGATCTCAACCATGCAAATCTGCAGGGAACTCTAGTCAGGGAACTCTCTGCTCTTACAGATGTTTCAATCCTCCACCTCAACAGCAACAGGTTTTCAGGAACAGTTCCCGACACTTTCAAAGACCTTTTATCACTTCAAGAGTTAGACCTTAGTAACAACCATTTCTCAGGTCCTTTCCCTACAGTTACTCTATACATTCCAAATCTCGTTTATTTGGACCTTAGGTTCAACAGCTTCGCAGGACCCGTCCCTGAAGATCTATTCAACAAGAGACTTGATGCAATCTTCCTTAACAACAACCAGTTTGAGGGAGAACTTCCGCAAAATCTGGGTAATTCTCCAGCTTCGGTGATAAATTTGGCTAATAACAAATTCAATGGAAACATCCCAGCTAGTTTTGGCTTCATGAGTTCGAAATTGAAGGAGATTTTGCTTCTTAATAACCAGTTAACGGGTTGCATTCCAGAAGGAGTTGGGCTGTTCTCGGAGATGCAAGTCTTTGATGTGAGCCACAATTCACTCATGGGTCATTTGCCTGACACGATATCTTGCCTGAATGACATTGAGGTTCTCAATTTGGCTCACAATAAGCTATCTGGGGAACTGCCTGACGTGGTTTGTTCTCTAAGGAGCCTTATGAATTTAACTGTTGCCTACAATTTCTTCTCTGGGTTTAGCCAGGAATGTTCCAAGTTGTTCTTTAGGAATGCGGGTTTTGACTTCTCACTTAATTGCATTCCTGGGAGAAACATGCAGAGACCACAACCAGAGTGCTCTGTGATCCCTGGAGGTGGGTTGAGTTGTCTGAGAATTCCTTCTGCACAGCCTCTAGTTTGTGGGGGATTGCTTGGGAACTTGGAGGTTAATCTAACCTCATCATCCCCATGA
- the LOC18588482 gene encoding acid phosphatase 1: protein MASHPLSLSFLLLSFLISSVSSSSQPIIQLPTTTYRKSNVDDDLYCASWHLSVETNNAGSWKQIPIRCESFVQDYMTGPRYMSDSEIVANYSLAYASSVEIGRDGKDAWVFDIDETLLTNLPYYQAHGFGSEPFDENSWDVWVDLAEAPAIPASLKLYNELKQMGFKIFVLTGRSENQRNATGKNLLFAGYTDWERLILRGPSDDGTLATVYKSEKRSDLVNEGYRIHGSSGDQWSDLLGFAVAKRSFKLPNPMYYIS, encoded by the exons ATGGCTTCTCATCCTCTCAGCCTCTCATTCCTCCTCCTCTCCTTTCTCATCTCCTCCGTCTCCTCATCTTCTCAACCCATCATCCAGCTGCCAACAACAACGTACCGGAAATCCAACGTTGACGACGACCTTTACTGTGCCAGCTGGCATTTATCCGTCGAGACCAACAACGCCGGAAGCTGGAAACAAATCCCCATCCGTTGCGAGTCCTTCGTCCAAGACTACATGACTGGTCCACGCTACATGTCGGACTCCGAGATCGTCGCTAACTACTCCCTCGCTTACGCCTCCTCCGTCGAGATCGGACGCGACGGGAAGGACGCCTGGGTCTTCGATATCGATGAGACTTTGTTGACGAATTTACCCTATTACCAGGCCCATGGATTCGG ATCAGAACCTTTTGATGAGAATTCTTGGGATGTGTGGGTGGACTTGGCCGAGGCGCCAGCTATACCAGCGAGTTTGAAATTGTATAATGAGCTTAAGCAGATGGgattcaaaatatttgtgcTTACTGGGCGGAGTGAGAATCAGAGGAATGCCACGGGCAAGAATCTTCTGTTTGCAGGGTACACCGACTGGGAAAGGCTTATCTTGAG AGGACCTTCAGACGACGGAACACTAGCAACTGTATATAAATCTGAGAAGAGATCAGATCTGGTAAATGAAGGTTACAGGATTCATGGGAGCTCGGGAGATCAGTGGAGTGACTTGCTGGGTTTTGCAGTGGCAAAACGTTCCTTTAAACTGCCAAATCCCATGTATTACATTTCCTAA